One part of the Desulfuromonas sp. genome encodes these proteins:
- the budA gene encoding acetolactate decarboxylase — protein MIKKAALPAIALLCLLALPSGAFAGRDTLTQVSTIDALLGGLYDGVAPVGSLREAGDLGIGTFHALDGELVMIDGQVFQVRSDGSVRTVDDGVTTPFAAVTFFDADRRVDIPPGTDFTALETLVDGLLPTDNLFYAFRMEGRFRTMKTRSVPGQQKPYRPLVEVVKQQPIFDFSEAEGTIVGFRCPAFVKGINVPGYHLHFLSADRKAGGHVLAFEVEQATLAIDPTAEFTLRLPETKAFTAADLTADRARELQKVEK, from the coding sequence ATGATCAAAAAAGCCGCCTTGCCGGCCATCGCCCTGCTCTGCCTGCTCGCCCTGCCCTCCGGGGCTTTTGCCGGGAGGGACACCCTGACCCAGGTCTCCACCATCGACGCCCTTCTGGGAGGGCTCTACGACGGAGTGGCCCCCGTGGGGTCCCTCCGGGAGGCGGGCGACCTGGGGATCGGCACCTTTCACGCCCTGGACGGGGAACTGGTCATGATCGACGGCCAGGTCTTCCAGGTGCGCTCCGACGGCTCGGTACGAACGGTCGATGACGGGGTGACCACTCCCTTCGCCGCGGTCACCTTCTTCGACGCCGACCGACGCGTGGACATCCCCCCGGGAACCGACTTCACCGCCCTGGAGACCCTTGTGGACGGGCTTCTGCCGACGGACAACCTCTTCTACGCCTTCCGCATGGAGGGCCGCTTCCGGACCATGAAAACCCGCAGCGTCCCCGGCCAGCAAAAGCCTTACCGCCCCCTGGTGGAGGTGGTCAAGCAGCAGCCGATCTTTGACTTTTCCGAGGCAGAAGGGACCATCGTCGGTTTCCGCTGCCCGGCCTTTGTCAAGGGAATCAACGTCCCCGGCTACCACCTCCATTTCCTGAGCGCCGATCGCAAGGCCGGAGGCCACGTTCTGGCTTTCGAGGTGGAGCAGGCCACCCTGGCCATCGACCCCACCGCCGAGTTCACCCTGCGGCTTCCCGAAACGAAGGCCTTCACCGCGGCGGACCTGACTGCCGACCGTGCGAGGGAGCTGCAGAAAGTGGAGAAGTAG
- the csgH gene encoding curli-like amyloid fiber formation chaperone CsgH: MRGRRFFLWGIGGIVGALAFAGAPAGAADYQVWLDREAEGRRLAVTGYCLAPASGSLTYSLRALKRGGGGNVSTSQEGRVMAREGLPSRLSRMALESGPGSTVEVGLRLYREGVLVAETSQTYPAEEE; encoded by the coding sequence ATGAGGGGTAGGAGGTTTTTCCTCTGGGGAATCGGGGGCATTGTGGGCGCCCTCGCCTTTGCTGGTGCTCCTGCCGGTGCCGCGGATTACCAGGTTTGGCTCGACCGGGAAGCTGAAGGCCGGAGGCTGGCGGTGACGGGCTACTGCCTTGCCCCGGCCAGCGGTTCCCTCACCTATAGCCTCCGGGCGCTGAAGCGAGGCGGCGGGGGGAATGTTAGCACTTCTCAGGAGGGGCGGGTGATGGCCCGGGAGGGTTTGCCCTCCCGGCTGTCGCGCATGGCCCTGGAGAGTGGTCCGGGGAGCACCGTGGAGGTCGGTTTGCGACTTTACCGCGAGGGGGTCCTGGTGGCCGAAACCTCGCAGACCTACCCGGCCGAAGAGGAATAA